The DNA region CACCGCGATCGTGGCTCTGCAGTATTCGTACCTGCCCAGCTGGATCTCGTTTCTCGGCGACCAGCACAAGTCGATGCGTTCAGGCCAGATGCTGATCGAGGCGGTGCATGAACGCTGGGCGAAAATGCCTGAGCCGCAGCGCCCCAAGCTGATGCTCTACGGCGAGAGTCTGGGTTCGATGGCCGGGCAGAGCGCCTTCGGGTATCTGCCGGATATCGCGTTGATGGGCTTCGATTCGGTGCTGTGGGTGGGGCCCCCGCAGGCCAGTCCGCTGTGGCGCGCCCTCATCGACCGTCGCGATCCCCACACCACCGAGGTGTCGCCGCGCTACGACAACGGCCGCACGGTGCGGTTCTCCCAAGGCATGGACCCCGCCGAGGTCGTCCGCGACACCGCCGAACCCTGGGACGGCACCAGAGTGTTGTTCCTCCAGCACGCCTCGGATCCGATTGTCTGGTGGTCGCCGGATCTGCTGTTCTCCCGGCCGGACTGGCTGATCGAACCGCCCGGCCAGGACCGCACCGCCGCGATGCGGTGGTATCCGTTCGTCACGTTCTCACAGGTGGGCGCGGATATGTTGAACGCCGCGGACATGCCGGCCGGCCACGGTCACAACTACGACAACGTGATCCTCGACGGGTGGGTCGCGGTGGCGCCCCCGCCGCAGTGGACCCCGGCGGACACCGAACGCATCCGCGCCGCCCTGGACGAGACCGTCGGACCGGAGGGATCGAAGTACTCCTGGTCGGGTTAGCCGCCGGTGACGTCGCGGCTGTCAGCCTGCAACAGGTGCGGGGTGATGCGGATGATCGACCTCGATGACCGTTGAGGTCAACGCCCTACGGGTTGATGGTGTACTCCCCGACCTGGCGACCCCATACGTGGTCGACGAGCATCGGGCTGCCGAGTTCGAGATGGTTGTACGGGGCGACGGTGAAGCCGGTGTCCAGCACCAGGGTGGGCGCCGGCCACAGCTCGCGGGTGATGGACTGCCAGCAGCCCGGCCGGCCGCCGGGGCCGCCCTTGGCGTTGATCCGCGGCAGGTTGTCGGGATAGAGATATGGGGGTTCGGCGCCGGTCACCCCGCCGCCGCTGAAACTGTTCAGCGAGTAGCCATTTGAGCCCAACGCACCCGCCACCCGCGGCGCGACCTGCGCGTAGTTGCGCAGCGTGCAGTACAGCGCGGGGCTGTGCTCGTCGAGAACGCCCGCGGTGGGCACCAGGTCCCGGGCGCCGGCGACCAGGTACGGGCCGGCGCGTTCGAACACCTCGGTGCCGGTGTTTCCGAAACCCGCCGCGGCCAGCAGCGCCGACTCCAGCGAATTGCGTTGCCGGGTCAGGGTGGCGGCCGTGGTCGTCGCGGCCGCCAGACTGTCCCAGAGATCGGGGCCGGCCGCGGTGTAGATCTCGGCGAGCTGGGTCAGCCGGATCGTGTCGTAGTGCAGCCGCGGGAGCCGGGCGTTGACCTCGTCGAGGATGTCGTTGCCGCTGACCAACGAGGCGCCGAAGGGCTCGCCCAACCCGGTCAGCCCCTCGGCGACCGCCGACAGCGTCGTGTTCAGGCGGACCGGGTCCACCTGCTCCGAGATCGACATGATGGTCTCGAACAAGGTGTTGAACTCGGTGCTGACGCCGTTGACGCGGATCGGTTCCGAGGGTGAAAGCCGTTGCTCCGCGGGGTCATCCGGGGAGGTGAGCGAGACATACTTGTTGCCGAACACGGTGGTGGCGGTGATGTCGGCGTCGATGTTGGCCGGCAGCATGGCGGCATAATGCGGTTCGACGTCCACCGCCAACCGGGCCGCGGTGGTCCCGTCGGCGACCATCGGATCCACGGCGACGACGCGACCGATTCGCACCCCGTTGAAGGTCACCTTGGCGCCGGGCTCCATCACCAGGCCGGAGCGGTCCGCCTGCAGTGTCAGGCGCGTGGTCGCCGTGAAGGCCCCGCGGAACTGGCCGTAGCCCAACGCGGCCACGCCCAGGGTCAACACCGCCAACGCGGCGCCGAGCACCCGCTGTCTCCACGTGCGCAGTGATCCAGCCCCGACCATGGTCTGAGAACCTAGGGTATGGCCGCCCGTCGCAGTGCAGATCCGATAAAGACCCGGGCCGCGGTGGCCGCCGTGGGGGAGTGGCTTCGCGACGAGACGGCGGTACCGGCACCGCAACGCGCCGAACTCGCCGAGGCCGTCCGCCGCACCGCGCGCACGCTGGCCGCGGTGGCCCCGGGTGCCTCGGTCGAGGTGCGTGTCCCGCCGTTCGTCGCCGTCCAGTGCATCGCGGGGCCCCGGCACACCCGCGGCACGCCGCCCAATGTCGTCGAGACCGATCCGCGCACCTGGCTGCAGCTGGCGACGGGATTGCTGTCCGTGCAGACCGCGGCCGCCGACGGCCGCCTGCTGCTGTCGGGTCCGCGTGCCGCCGAGATCTCGCAGTGGCTACCGCTGGTCAGCGGAAGTACGGATACTCCTGCACCCAGTGAAAGCCCCGACTGAGCAGCGGGAAGCTGCCCGGGTCGGTGCGTTGCAGACGCACCCGGACCGGCGCGTCGGTCCAGGTGCCGCTCAACTGCAGGGTGTCCGCGCCGTCCCGGACGAAGCTGAACGTGCCCGCCTCGGCACCGTCGAGGCGGAGTTCCCGAGCGGCGGCATCGATGTCGGCCTGCGCAGGCTGCAGCGTGCCGTCCATCTTCTGCACCGCCGCGGCGACGCCGGTGTCGAACACCAACCGCTGCCAGCGACGGTCGTCGGTGGTCAGTGGTGGCGCCACGACTCCGTCGCGAACGAACTCGGTGACCGTCCAGATGCCGTACAGCTCCGGTTTCGGGCTGCCCCCGCCGTAGTCGCGCCAGGCGTCCCAGCTGATCAGCGTCGCCCCGAGCAGCACCCAGACCCCCAACACGACCTGCACCGCGGTGGCCCGGCGGTTGGCGCGTGCCGAGGCGAACAACGGCGGCTGACCGACGGGCTCGCTCGGCCGGCCGAACACCAGCAGATCGGCCAGCCGCCGCAGTTGTGGTGCCAGCAGTACCAGGCTCAACAGCAGCAGGTGGAATGACAAGATCTTCACCGGCACGTCGAATGTCATGTTCATGAGGAACACCTGGCCCATGCCGGCCAGGCTGATCAGCGCGCCCAGCGTGGCGGTGGCAGGCAGGAACAGCAACACGCCGCCGAGGACCTCGACGCTGCCGAGCAACATCTCGTACGGCTGGGAGCTGCCCACCTGCAGCCACAGCACCGACGCCGGGCTGAACTCGCCGTAGGGCTGCAACAGCGCGCTGGGCGGGGGTGCGGGCATCTGGGTGGGAATCACCTTGGCCATGCCGTAGAACAGCATCTGACCACCCAGGCACAGGCGCACGAACACCAGAAACCAGGCGTGTAACCGGGTGTACTCCGGGCGCCGGCGATCCAGGATCGACCACAGTGCCGTCACGATGGTCGCCAGGACCAGCAGGGTGGATACCAACACCCAGATCACGGCCTGATCGCCGCTGCCCGAATCGAGTCGCAGCTGCGCGTCCACGCCGAAGACGATCCGGCCCACCCAACTCAGCAGCGGCTCCAGCGCGATCAGCTGCCACAGCACCGCATGATCGGGCAACCGGGGCGCGAACACCCCGGTGAACACGAACGTGATCTGCGCGAACAACAGGCAGAACAGCCCGAAATAGACGAGGCAGAACCGGAAACCGACCCGCGTGGCCAGGCGCCACCGGGTGGGCGTCGCCGGCCCGGTTTCGGAGTTTGCTGACTGGTGGACCGGGTCGGACCGTGTCGTGGGCACTTGCACCTCCGTGTTGTCGGCAGCGGTCTCGATGGTAGTGGGTGGCCGCAATCGAATTTCGCTTACCGGCCCGGAAAAAGCCTGTCAGGCAAGGTGTTTCGAAGGTATGCCACGGCACCGGCGCGGCGCTTCGACGCGTGCTTTCGCGCCGCGCAGTCGCACTGTGGGGGCGCGCGCCCGGCAGCGAGGTCTGTGAGATTGCCCACCGCGGCGGGTCGTGGCCAGCAACGAAGGCGTTGCCGATGGCTTTACGGACCGGTGCGGGGCCGTAGACTGAACAATGTCACCCACCCCCGTCAGGGAGCAGCCCCGCAACGTGACCGACAAACCGATCGATCTCGAGAATGAGCCCCGCGAAGAGTGCGGCGTGTTCGGTGTGTGGGCCCCCGGCGAGGAAGTCGCCAAGCTCACCTACTACGGCCTGTACGCCCTGCAGCACCGCGGCCAGGAGGCCGCGGGCATCGCCGTGGCCGACGGCACCCAGGTCCTGGTGTTCAAGGACCTCGGCCTGGTGAGTCAGGTGTTCGACGAGCAGACCCTGGCCGCGATGGAGGGCCACGTCGCCGTCGGGCACTGCCGGTACTCCACCACGGGCTCCACCACCTGGGAGAACGCGCAACCGGTGTTTCGTAACACCACCGCGGGCACCGGGGTGGCGCTGGGACACAACGGCAACTTGGTCAACACCACCGAGTTGGCCGCGCGCGCCCGCGAGGCCGGCCTGGTCGACATGCGCGGCGCCCCCGCCGCGACCACCGACTCGGACATCCTGGGAGCGCTGTTGGCCCACGGCGCCGCCGATTCCAGCCTCGAGCAGGCCGCACTGGAACTACTGCCCACCGTGCGCGGGGCGTTCTGCCTGACCTTCATGGACGAGAACACGCTGTATGCCGCGCGGGATCCGCACGGCGTGCGGCCGTTGGCGCTGGGCCGGCTGGACCGCGGCTGGGTGGTGGCCTCCGAGACCGCGGCGCTGGACATCGTGGGTGCCTCCTTCGTCCGCGACATCGAGCCCGGCGAACTGCTGGCGATCGACGCCGACGGCGTGCGGTCGACACGCTTTGCCAATCCCACGCCCAAGGGCTGCGTCTTCGAATACGTCTACCTGGCCCGGCCCGACAGCATGCTGGCGGGACGCTCGGTGCACGGCGCCCGGGTCGACATCGGTCGTCGGCTCGCCCGCGAACTGCCGATCGAGGCCGACCTGGTGATCGGGGTGCCCGAGTCCGGCACCCCGGCCGCGGTCGGCTACGCGCAGGAATCCGGTATCCCGTTCGGCCAGGGCCTGATGAAGAACGCCTACGTGGGGCGCACCTTCATCCAACCGTCGCAGACCATCCGGCAGCTCGGCATCCGGCTGAAGCTCAACCCGCTGCGGGAAATGATCCGCGGCAAGCGGCTGATCGTCGTGGACGACTCGATTGTCCGCGGTAATACCCAGCGGGCGCTGATCCGGATGCTGCGCGA from Mycolicibacterium sp. MU0053 includes:
- a CDS encoding sterol carrier family protein, whose product is MAARRSADPIKTRAAVAAVGEWLRDETAVPAPQRAELAEAVRRTARTLAAVAPGASVEVRVPPFVAVQCIAGPRHTRGTPPNVVETDPRTWLQLATGLLSVQTAAADGRLLLSGPRAAEISQWLPLVSGSTDTPAPSESPD
- the purF gene encoding amidophosphoribosyltransferase, translating into MTDKPIDLENEPREECGVFGVWAPGEEVAKLTYYGLYALQHRGQEAAGIAVADGTQVLVFKDLGLVSQVFDEQTLAAMEGHVAVGHCRYSTTGSTTWENAQPVFRNTTAGTGVALGHNGNLVNTTELAARAREAGLVDMRGAPAATTDSDILGALLAHGAADSSLEQAALELLPTVRGAFCLTFMDENTLYAARDPHGVRPLALGRLDRGWVVASETAALDIVGASFVRDIEPGELLAIDADGVRSTRFANPTPKGCVFEYVYLARPDSMLAGRSVHGARVDIGRRLARELPIEADLVIGVPESGTPAAVGYAQESGIPFGQGLMKNAYVGRTFIQPSQTIRQLGIRLKLNPLREMIRGKRLIVVDDSIVRGNTQRALIRMLREAGAVEVHVRIASPPVKWPCFYGIDFASPAELIANAANTEDSQGGLLDAVRHAVGADTLGYISLEGMISATEQPASRLCCACFDGVYPIELPSETALGKNVIEQMLTNAARTGSTPVAPAQTDNDNASALRRP
- a CDS encoding MCE family protein, whose protein sequence is MVGAGSLRTWRQRVLGAALAVLTLGVAALGYGQFRGAFTATTRLTLQADRSGLVMEPGAKVTFNGVRIGRVVAVDPMVADGTTAARLAVDVEPHYAAMLPANIDADITATTVFGNKYVSLTSPDDPAEQRLSPSEPIRVNGVSTEFNTLFETIMSISEQVDPVRLNTTLSAVAEGLTGLGEPFGASLVSGNDILDEVNARLPRLHYDTIRLTQLAEIYTAAGPDLWDSLAAATTTAATLTRQRNSLESALLAAAGFGNTGTEVFERAGPYLVAGARDLVPTAGVLDEHSPALYCTLRNYAQVAPRVAGALGSNGYSLNSFSGGGVTGAEPPYLYPDNLPRINAKGGPGGRPGCWQSITRELWPAPTLVLDTGFTVAPYNHLELGSPMLVDHVWGRQVGEYTINP
- a CDS encoding DoxX family protein produces the protein MPTTRSDPVHQSANSETGPATPTRWRLATRVGFRFCLVYFGLFCLLFAQITFVFTGVFAPRLPDHAVLWQLIALEPLLSWVGRIVFGVDAQLRLDSGSGDQAVIWVLVSTLLVLATIVTALWSILDRRRPEYTRLHAWFLVFVRLCLGGQMLFYGMAKVIPTQMPAPPPSALLQPYGEFSPASVLWLQVGSSQPYEMLLGSVEVLGGVLLFLPATATLGALISLAGMGQVFLMNMTFDVPVKILSFHLLLLSLVLLAPQLRRLADLLVFGRPSEPVGQPPLFASARANRRATAVQVVLGVWVLLGATLISWDAWRDYGGGSPKPELYGIWTVTEFVRDGVVAPPLTTDDRRWQRLVFDTGVAAAVQKMDGTLQPAQADIDAAARELRLDGAEAGTFSFVRDGADTLQLSGTWTDAPVRVRLQRTDPGSFPLLSRGFHWVQEYPYFR